In the Aureibacillus halotolerans genome, TCGTTGGTCAATTCGGTGGCGATGCATGGTAAATTCATTGGCGAACAGTGGTAAAAAACATGGCGAGGGTGGTAACATTGGCTGGCTGTAATCAAAAATAGCTATCATTGGGTAAACCCCGGAACTGGACTCAGAGTCACAATTTTTAAAAATCACCAAAAAAACGCCCTCGGATTAAAATCCAAAGGCACATTGATATCAATTTGCTGTGATAATATTAATCAACATCCAAGAATCTTCATGCAGGAGAAGCATTAACATTCGGTCTAGAAAATAAAAAGCAAAGTATAACCGATGTATTAGAAATTGCAGAAATCGATTAGTAATTGATTAATAATTGAGCGAATTGAATAATTCGTTCCGGTATGAAAGAGCCTCGTCTCCGGCATTATTGAACCAGCCCTCCAGCAAAAAAAGCCACCCATTATTTGAGCGACTCTCCTATCTTACTTGTTTATCTAACGTTTTTCGTTAGAGCAATCGCGCGCCAGATTACTTCAACTCCGGCAACCCAAGCTCTCTTAAAAACCGATTATGTTTTTCCTTTGCTTCATTTATATCATTTTCAATGCTGTCTAAATTCTCTTTTACATCCGCAAGGTTAATAATTTCTTCTTCCGGAGCTGTGCTTACATACCTTGATATGTTCAGGTTGTAGCCGTTCCTTTCAATTTCTTCCATGGAGACACGGCGAGAATACTTTATGTCATCATCTTTTCGATATTGATATGTGTCAACTATTTTGTCAATATGCTCTGGCAATAAGATATTTTGACGTTTCCCCTTTTCGCAGTACTCACTTGCGTTAATAAACAGCACATCATCAAATTTCTTGCACTTTTTTAGTACAAGAATACAGACTGGAATACCAGTAGAGAAAAAGAGGTTTGCCGGTAATCCTATTATTGAGTCAATATTATTGTCCTTAAGAAATTTTGTTCTTATTTTTTCTTCTGCACCACCACGGAATAACACACCATGTGGCAGAATGATTGCCATTGTGCCATTATCGCTTAAAAAGTGGAAACCATGAAGCAGAAAAGCAAAATCCGCTGCTGATTTGGGTGCCAGTCCATAGTTTTTAAAGCGAAAATCCTCGGCAAGTGTATCATTTGGATCCCAACGGTAACTGAAAGGTGGATTTGCTACAACTGCGTCACACTCCAATTTCTTGGCCGGGTTCATCTCATTGAAAATATCCCAATCATTCAATAATGAATCTCCGTGAGATATTTGAAATTCAGAATCTTTAAATCCATGCAAGAGCATGTTCATACGCGCAAGATTGTAAGTCGTGATATTCTTTTCTTGTCCAAATATCTGCCTAATGCTGTTTGGCTCAAGTTGCTTTTTAACGTTGATTAGAAGAGAACCCGAACCACAAGCAAAGTCCAGTAGATTATTAATGTACCTTTTTTTTCCTTTACTTGGGTCTTGACTATCAAGTATAACGATGCGAGAAAGGATGGTCGAGATCTGCTGGGGGGTATAAAACTCACCAGCCTTTTTACCTGATCCTGCTGCAAACTGACCTATTAAGTATTCGTAGGCATTGCCCAGCAGATCACTCTCATTAGGAAATTCATCAAGCCCCTCGGAAATTTCGGTTATAATTGAACACAGCATTGCATTGCGAGAGCTGTAATTTCTTCCTAGCTTATCAGAGTCAAGGTTTACCTCTGAGAACAATCCACGAAACGTACTGTCGAAAGACTCATTTTCTATAAATTTAAAACCAGCTTGTAATGTCCTTAAAAGGTACTCGTTTTGCGTGCGAGCTAATTCGTAT is a window encoding:
- a CDS encoding type I restriction-modification system subunit M produces the protein MRDLQQIKLGATLWAIADKLRGAMNADDFRDYMLSFLFLRYLSDNYEQAAKKELGSDFLHCESEIKKIYATSKQDETISVMKEHAAEYFSKQKLEENAKKILIDDHFILFESKKLTPLIMWYNNNLDQVAMFEKQMRRKLHYVIQPQYLWSNIYELARTQNEYLLRTLQAGFKFIENESFDSTFRGLFSEVNLDSDKLGRNYSSRNAMLCSIITEISEGLDEFPNESDLLGNAYEYLIGQFAAGSGKKAGEFYTPQQISTILSRIVILDSQDPSKGKKRYINNLLDFACGSGSLLINVKKQLEPNSIRQIFGQEKNITTYNLARMNMLLHGFKDSEFQISHGDSLLNDWDIFNEMNPAKKLECDAVVANPPFSYRWDPNDTLAEDFRFKNYGLAPKSAADFAFLLHGFHFLSDNGTMAIILPHGVLFRGGAEEKIRTKFLKDNNIDSIIGLPANLFFSTGIPVCILVLKKCKKFDDVLFINASEYCEKGKRQNILLPEHIDKIVDTYQYRKDDDIKYSRRVSMEEIERNGYNLNISRYVSTAPEEEIINLADVKENLDSIENDINEAKEKHNRFLRELGLPELK